A single region of the Syngnathoides biaculeatus isolate LvHL_M chromosome 17, ASM1980259v1, whole genome shotgun sequence genome encodes:
- the lhx5 gene encoding LIM/homeobox protein Lhx5: MMVQCAGCERPILDRFLLNVLDRAWHAKCVQCCECGCKLADKCFSRDGKLYCKVDFFRRFGTKCAGCLQGISPSDLVRKARSKVFHLNCFTCMVCHKQLSTGEELYVIDENKFVCKDDYLSSATIKEVSLNSVSSCTDRSLSPDLQDGGLHDELKEADNCTSSDKETNNIENEEQNSGAKRRGPRTTIKAKQLETLKAAFVATPKPTRHIREQLAQETGLNMRVIQVWFQNRRSKERRMKQLSALGARRHAFFRGPRRMRTLGGRLEDPDILGPAAYGYYGEYQGDYYGPGAHYDFFPHGPPSSQAQSPAESPYILGSGPGAIEGSGHLPSDDQRFTDMISHAETPSPEPGSLQPVPGEAYGGGPSPPFSLASNSSYSAPMSHQGPEMGEAAAW, from the exons ATGATGGTCCAGTGTGCCGGCTGCGAGCGGCCCATCTTGGACCGGTTCCTGCTCAACGTGCTGGACCGGGCCTGGCACGCCAAGTGCGTGCAGTGCTGCGAGTGCGGCTGCAAGCTGGCCGACAAGTGCTTCTCGCGGGACGGAAAGCTCTACTGCAAGGTCGACTTCTTCCG GCGGTTCGGTACCAAGTGCGCCGGGTGCCTGCAGGGAATCTCGCCCAGCGACCTGGTGCGCAAGGCGCGCAGCAAGGTTTTCCACCTCAACTGCTTCACGTGCATGGTGTGCCACAAGCAGCTGTCCACGGGCGAGGAGCTCTACGTCATCGACGAGAACAAGTTCGTGTGCAAGGACGACTACCTGAGCTCGGCCACCATCAAGGAGGTCAGCCTCAACTCAG TGTCGTCGTGCACGGACCGGAGCCTGTCGCCGGACCTCCAGGACGGCGGCCTGCACGACGAGCTGAAGGAGGCCGACAACTGCACCTCCTCCGACAAGGAGACCAACAACATCGAGAACGAGGAGCAGAACTCGGGCGCCAAGCGGCGGGGGCCGCGCACCACCATCAAGGCCAAGCAGCTGGAGACCCTCAAGGCCGCCTTCGTCGCCACGCCCAAGCCCACGCGGCACATCCGGGAGCAGCTGGCGCAGGAGACCGGGCTCAACATGCGCGTCATCCAG GTTTGGTTCCAGAACCGGAGATCCAAAGAGCGACGGATGAAGCAGCTGAGCGCTTTGGGGGCCCGCAGGCACGCCTTCTTCCGGGGCCCGAGGAGGATGAGGACCCTGGGGGGCCGCCTGGAGGACCCGGACATCTTGGGGCCCGCCGCCTACGGCTACTACGGAG AGTACCAAGGGGACTACTACGGACCGGGAGCCCACTACGACTTCTTCCCGCACGGCCCCCCGTCCTCGCAGGCCCAGTCCCCCGCCGAGTCCCCCTACATCTTGGGCTCGGGTCCCGGGGCCATAGAAGGCTCGGGCCACCTCCCCTCGGACGACCAAAGGTTCACGGACATGATCTCGCACGCCGAGACGCCCAGTCCGGAGCCGGGCTCCCTGCAGCCCGTGCCCGGGGAGGCGTACGGGGGCGGGCCCAGCCCCCCGTTCTCGCTGGCCAGCAACTCCAGCTACAGCGCCCCCATGTCCCACCAAGGCCCCGAGATGGGCGAAGCGGCGGCCTGGTGA